Genomic window (Sediminispirochaeta smaragdinae DSM 11293):
CTCTGAGCAATAGAAAAGGCAGAGGAGAAGCAATAATCGCACTTTCTATTCCCTTTTCTTCATATTCCCGGCATGCCGCGGTACGGGCAAAAAAACGGATGTCGCCTTCGAAAAAAGAATCGAGTAGTACGACTTCACCCCAGCTCTGGAAACATGCGCCGTTGAAAAAAAGAAGCCCTAACATACAGCCTCCTCCCTCTCTCGCTTTTGCTTCCGCCGGTTTGCTGAAAAGCATTTCGTGGGAGTCCCGTATTTTGGCTATAAGGAAACCATCTCCCACTATTTTTTCCACTTCAAAGATGGTATAAAACCATGGATACGTAGTAAAATGCTCAAGTACAGCCTTTATGTTGAGGTCGACTTTAGGTGCGATGCGCCTTGCAAAAGCCCTGGTAGATTCTGGATCCGTCAAAATGCTTCCTACTCTTGCGGTCTGAAATACCCTTCTTTTTGTTTCTCCAGAAAAAGGCCCTGCGGCAAGGGAAAAACGCCTCCATTCACGGTCGATATCCTCACTTGTGGTCATAAGGTCGGCCAGGACCTCCAGAGCCGTTTGCATGTAGTATACACGGGCGGCGAATACTGTTTGAGTTGTTTCCATGATATGCTCTCCTTTTTTCGTCTATGATAAATAAAGCGAAAAAAAGCATGGATGATTGCATTAAGGAAAATTATTGAGAGATTTTTCTGATAGTGTCCGGAATCCTGGTGGTAATAAGAGGATACCTTTCGATTGGACCTACGAATCACCAGGATTCGGAACAGTGCCGAAATCCTTAAAAAGCTGGCTTGTCTGAATACCGCTATTTGCCTGATATTTACCGTCTGTATATTCGACATGATCTTCGGAAATCTGGTGATAGTAGATCTGACAAATCTCAACTGCGGGATAAATGACAATGGGTTGAACACAGAAAATTTCCAGTGTCCAATATCCCCGAAATCCGACATCACCGAAGCCTGCCGTGACATGGATGAACAGTCCCAGCCTTCCAACGGAAGAGCGCCCCTCAAGCATGGGGACAGCATGATGGGTTTCGGTATATTCGATGGTCCTTCCAAGGTATAACCTGCCAGGCTCCAGGGTAAGACCTTCCTGCGGAATGGTTATTTCGTCTGCAGGGTTATCACGCTTCATATCTAAAAGGCGATCTCGATAGACCACCAATTTGTTATGAAGCCGGAGATTGTAGCTATTCGGATTCAGCTGTCCTTCATTGTATGGTTCAATGATGATGTGCTTTCCGAGCTTTTTTTTGATTTCGTTTCCCGAGAGAATCATGTTGGCAGTGTAGCCGGATATGCTTTCGAGTACAAGCAGGAAATCTGCTCTTGCCGGCTGAGCTCTTTGTTGGTAGTTTTGAGGTATAATGGATCCTGTCGAATGCCTCGCCGAGGCCGGACATAATAGTGCCTATGTTCTCTGGAGCGCCTTGGATGGCTATTTTGGCAGTGATAGTTCTTCCGATTACCAAATTGCTTGCACCGAGGCAACGCTTCCGCAGCTTGCGGGCATGCCGGGAGCTCTTGAATTCCCCGGTTCAGAATGGGCCGATGCTATCTGGTATCCGGCCGATCGAGGCCGTGGTGTTATGCTTCGTTGCGTTGATGCACTTGATGTTGCTCCTCCCAGCACCGTGATACAGGGCCGTTTGTTACGTATGCCGGGGAAGGCGTGGTATCGAGATCCTTTTGGATGCTATCCTCTCCTTCGAAATTCGCAGCTTAGTGTGGATTTTGAGGATGAGGGAAGTTGGCTTGATGCTGCGGAGATTGCCATCTATCTCTCACGATATGATTATCGACTGCCCGAAAAGGGTTTCGGTCCAAAGCGTTTTACCGGTCTGAAATTGCTTCCGGGTGAGCAACGGATGCTTTTGATGCTGATGCTTGG
Coding sequences:
- the dcd gene encoding dCTP deaminase, encoding MILSGNEIKKKLGKHIIIEPYNEGQLNPNSYNLRLHNKLVVYRDRLLDMKRDNPADEITIPQEGLTLEPGRLYLGRTIEYTETHHAVPMLEGRSSVGRLGLFIHVTAGFGDVGFRGYWTLEIFCVQPIVIYPAVEICQIYYHQISEDHVEYTDGKYQANSGIQTSQLFKDFGTVPNPGDS